The following are encoded in a window of Anopheles stephensi strain Indian chromosome X, UCI_ANSTEP_V1.0, whole genome shotgun sequence genomic DNA:
- the LOC118512907 gene encoding microsomal glutathione S-transferase 1-like isoform X2 produces MTSVFDSIDAEVFQTYLFWSSVLVMKMLLMSPLTSLTRVRKMAFANPEDASAVSKKLKPKLDDPDVERVRRAHLNDLENILPFFVIGFLYLLTNPAPFLAINLFRAVAVSRILHTLVYAVVVVPQPARFLAFMGGMVPTVYMTLQTILYFMI; encoded by the exons ATGACGAGCGTATTCGACAGTATTGATGCTGAAGTGTTCCAAACGTACCTTTTCTGGTCGTCGGTGCTGGTGATGAAAATGTTACTCATGTCACCGCTAACATCACTGACCCGTGTGCGAAAGATG GCCTTTGCTAATCCTGAAGATGCAAGTGCAGTTAGCAAGAAGTTAAAGCCAAAACTGGACGATCCCGATGTTGAGCGTGTTCGAAG GGCACATCTTAACGATCTGGAAAACATTCTGCCATTCTTTGTCATTGGCTTCCTGTACCTGTTGACCAATCCTGCACCGTTCCTGGCAATCAATCTGTTCCGAGCGGTAGCAGTCTCACGGATATTACATACGCTGGTGTATGCCGTTGTTGTCGTCCCACAGCCAGCACGGTTTCTCGCGTTCATGGGTGGCATGGTGCCAACTGTATACATGACGCTGCAAACGATACTGTACTTTATGATTTAA
- the LOC118512907 gene encoding microsomal glutathione S-transferase 1-like isoform X1, with amino-acid sequence MTSLFNTSNPDVYKAYVFWSAVLVAKILLMAPLTALQRFKNKAFANPEDASAVSKKLKPKLDDPDVERVRRAHLNDLENILPFFVIGFLYLLTNPAPFLAINLFRAVAVSRILHTLVYAVVVVPQPARFLAFMGGMVPTVYMTLQTILYFMI; translated from the exons ATGACCAGCCTATTCAACACTAGCAATCCAGACGTGTATAAGGCGTACGTGTTCTGGTCGGCAGTATTGGTGGCCAAGATTTTGCTAATGGCCCCACTGACGGCTTTGCAGAGGTTTAAGAACAAG GCCTTTGCTAATCCTGAAGATGCAAGTGCAGTTAGCAAGAAGTTAAAGCCAAAACTGGACGATCCCGATGTTGAGCGTGTTCGAAG GGCACATCTTAACGATCTGGAAAACATTCTGCCATTCTTTGTCATTGGCTTCCTGTACCTGTTGACCAATCCTGCACCGTTCCTGGCAATCAATCTGTTCCGAGCGGTAGCAGTCTCACGGATATTACATACGCTGGTGTATGCCGTTGTTGTCGTCCCACAGCCAGCACGGTTTCTCGCGTTCATGGGTGGCATGGTGCCAACTGTATACATGACGCTGCAAACGATACTGTACTTTATGATTTAA